One genomic region from Xenopus laevis strain J_2021 chromosome 2L, Xenopus_laevis_v10.1, whole genome shotgun sequence encodes:
- the kcna10.L gene encoding potassium voltage-gated channel subfamily A member 10, with the protein MDALDKVFEHTEDADLHKDISVTKSAISSHRNQNLNWKVPGNENPNDETEHFRFSNKSHDSLFMDKMSMEDGDQRVFINIAGLRFETYLKTLSEFPDTLLGDPKKRIHYFDSMRNEYFFDRNRPSFDGILYYYQSGGKMRRPANVPIDVFADEIIFYELGNEAMEQFRDDEGFLKDPEIPLPKNDYHKQFWLLFEYPESSTAARGMALVSVLVIIISILIFCMETLPEFREERDLYFYRATGNDSESTTYSSTFTDPFFMVETTCIVWFSFELAVRFVVCPSTSTFFKNIMNIIDIVSIIPYFVTLVTELFKQTEPVGQQNMSLAILRIVRLVRVFRIFKLSRHSKGLQILGQTLKASMRELGLLIFFLFIGVILFSSAVYFAEVDEPQSQFLSIPDGFWWAVVTMTTVGYGDMCPITLSGKVVGTLCAIAGVLTIALPVPVIVSNFNYFYHRETENEERHSLPVEVEKISLGHLIRAGSSSSLKKNNGSCISDKNGKT; encoded by the coding sequence atggatGCACTGGACAAAGTTTTTGAACACACAGAGGATGCTGATCTCCACAAAGACATCTCAGTTACAAAATCAGCTATTTCAAGCCATAGAAACCAAAATTTGAACTGGAAGGTGCCAGGAAATGAGAACCCAAATGATGAAACTGAACATTTCAGGTTTAGCAACAAATCACATGATAGCTTATTCATGGATAAAATGAGCATGGAAGATGGAGACCAGAGAGTCTTTATAAATATCGCAGGTCTTAGGTTTGAAACGTATCTTAAAACTCTCAGTGAGTTCCCAGACACTCTACTTGGGGATCCAAAGAAAAGAATTCATTACTTTGATTCCATGAGGAATGAATATTTTTTTGATAGAAACCGGCCAAGTTTTGATGGGATTTTATATTACTATCAGTCTGGAGGGAAAATGAGGCGCCCAGCTAATGTACCTATAGATGTCTTTGcagatgaaatcattttttatgagCTTGGTAATGAAGCTATGGAACAATTTAGAGATGATGAAGGTTTTTTAAAAGACCCAGAGATTCCCTTACCAAAGAATGACTATCACAAACAATTTTGGCTGCTCTTTGAGTATCCTGAAAGCTCAACTGCTGCAAGAGGAATGGCACTTGTCTCTGTTTTGGTTATTATCATATCCATCCTTATCTTCTGCATGGAAACATTGCCAGAGTTCAGAGAAGAAAGAGATCTCTACTTTTATAGGGCAACTGGAAACGACTCTGAAAGCACAACCTATTCGAGCACATTTACTGATCCGTTTTTCATGGTAGAGACTACATGCATAGTATGGTTTTCCTTTGAATTGGCTGTCAGGTTTGTCGTCTGCCCAAGTACTTCCACATTCTTTAAGAACATCATGAATATTATTGATATTGTGTCTATCATTCCATATTTTGTGACATTAGTAACGGAACTATTCAAGCAAACAGAACCCGTCGGCCAGCAAAACATGTCCTTAGCAATTTTGAGAATTGTTCGACTCGTCAGGGTGTTCAGAATTTTTAAGCTATCGCGGCATTCAAAAGGGCTTCAGATTCTAGGACAAACTCTGAAAGCCAGCATGAGAGAACTGGGCTTGTtgatatttttccttttcattggTGTAATTCTGTTCTCTAGCGCTGTGTACTTTGCAGAGGTCGACGAACCTCAGTCCCAATTTTTAAGTATCCCAGATGGATTCTGGTGGGCTGTGGTGACAATGACAACTGTTGGCTATGGTGATATGTGTCCTATTACTTTGTCAGGGAAGGTGGTTGGTACGCTGTGTGCTATTGCAGGTGTCTTGACTATTGCACTCCCAGTGCCTGTGATAGTATCCAACTTCAATTACTTCTATCACAGGGAAACTGAGAATGAAGAAAGACATAGTTTACCAGTGGAAGTGGAAAAAATCAGCTTAGGCCATCTAATACGTGCAGGGAGTTCCTCCTCTCTAAAGAAAAACAATGGCTCTTGTATTTCTGACAAAAATggcaaaacctga